AACCACAACAACAGCCTGCTAACGCACCTGTCCATCATCCTCGATGGATTCCTCCTGCCGAGGGGATAACCAAGATTCGTGTTGATGGCGTTGTGTCTAGATCATCAAGCAGGGGCTCCGTTAGTGCGGTGTGCAGGAACTCGGCGGGTGATTACCTTAGATCCTCGGTGATGGTGTGCCCAAGAACTGTTGATCCAATCGTCCTTTGAAGCCATGGCTTGTTGAGAAGCGCTATCACTTGCATCTGATCTTTATCTGGACCAAGTGGAGATAGCCTCCGATTGCAAAGTAGTGAAGAACCTCTTCTCCGGCAATGAAGGGCTTCATGGCAATATTGCCCGGGAAATCAGAAGAGCTACGACATCTTTCCAGAAGTGCTCCGGCATCTCTGAAGGGAGAACCTCGAATCTCAAGGCACATAGCCTCGCTAAACATTCTCTTAGTCTTACACTTGGACGCCATCTTTGAATCCTTCAGCCCCCCGATTTAAATTGTATCCCGACAAATATTATTAATGAGCAATAAAGCGGCGTGTGTTTAGCCACAAAAAAAAGCTAGTTTAACTCCTAGATCCACCACCACTAGCTGGTGCACGCCGCTTATGCTACCCGCAACAGTGAAGCGGGCgcaaaccaacctgtggttggatagttaggtggacagtggtatgcccagcccaccagggttcaagtcatGGTGCTCGTATTTATCCTGgattatttcaggatttccggcaaTGCGCGTTCACTGGGAAGAGACGTTCCCATCGACTACGAGgcgcctatggtgacttcataaaatctcaagatgatatgcgtGTTCAATCTCTCGAAGGTgttcataggggtagggtgtgcatATGTGCGTTCATAGAgatgagtgtatgcgcgtatatatgagcgcttgcgtctgtactgtgttaaaaaaacagTGAAGCGGGCGGGAGACGATGCACGGCGGGGGCGGCCCTTGCGGGACGCGCGGGCGCGGCGGGAGGGAGAGTCCCGTCGTGCGTAAGGCCTTATACAATGGGAGATGCTTAGAGAGGTGcttaaaaaaataaaccgagattttctgaagcaccggtgcctatttcTACAGAAGAGACGCTTAGTTAAGTGTCtaccctgtacaaataagcaccggtgcttaaggaaagtctggtttatttctctaagcacctCCCCTAAGCACCTTCCATTGTACAAGGCCTGAGCCTGGTGGGGGTCGGGGTGGTGCCAGATCCGGATCGCCGTAACGTACATGCCGTGTGTACTCAGCAGATTATATAGCCACCTGGGCCCGTCCTCAGCAGGTCCATCGACCGTACTAGTAGCTGCTACTTTTTTTTTAGAATTGCTACATATATTTCTCATTGGCGAAATCATCGTCATTTTGTACTGTGCATTAATATGCCACCATAAAATTTACGTTATTAAAAGAATAACGTACTTATTCTGACATCGTCTATGAATGCCCAATAATGATTTCCGTCGTTCACAAGTCGTACGGCAACTATTTCCTCTGAACAAAATGTATGTTCTTTACCCCTCAAAGTTGCACCAACCACAGGAACGAACGATCGAGCTACACGAGAGGACACTGTTCTTCTTACAAGCGTCGCCTGCACTTGCACAGTCGCAGTGTTGCATGGCTGATGATGGCAGCCGCTGCCACAATTACACGGGCATTCCCGGTGGAATTTAGGCGCAGGTGCACGAACTACTAATCACACAAGCCCAGATCGCCGCTGACCGCTCCCATGTCCATGTGCCCTCACCTGCATGCCACCGCCGACATTGATATCCACACAAAACGCGGCAGCAATTCACGTCGCCCACCGCCTAGTAGGGCCGCAGGCCCGGCTCCTCCGCCTTGGCCGCCGCGGTGGTCACCGCGACACCGACGGGCATCCTGGCCCGGTGCTCGgtgcggccgagctggccggggCCTCCGCGCCCGCCGCCAGCACCGACGCCCGCTGCCGCGGCCGCCGCCGCACTGCGCATCCGGCCCTTGCCGAGGTGGTGCTCGCAGAGGGAGTAGCCGACCAGCGTCGGCTGGCTGCAGCGCCACCCGCGCCCGTTCACGCGGCTGCACCGCGACCCCTCCATCAGCACCGCCGGGCCGCGCCGCTTCTTGGCCccgccagccgcgccgccgctgccATTCTTCTCCTCCTTGACGGCCGACAACGCCGCCACGCCATTCGTGACCGGATCTTCCACCTTCACCGCCCGCTCGCCGGCGCCCGTGCATGCCACGTCCAGcttccagccgccgccgccgccgccgccatggccatTGCTGCTGCAGGTGCAAAAAAACACATCATCTTTCGCACAAACAACCCCCGGATTAACTAACAGCACCGATCAAGACGTGACTGACGAAACAGGTAGTAGGTGGCGAGCCATGATGGCAATGCGCACTAGAGGCCAAGGCCGCCGGATCGCACAACAAAACAACGGCCAAACGAACAGGCTGTGATCGAGATCAGCAAAGGAAACCAAACAAATCCACGACCGAGACGGCAACAAGACGAGGCGCCTATGTATGATTATGGGGCGGGCGGACGGATGGGAGAAGAGAACATGCCCACAGGGCCGTCTTGTCCGACAGGCAGGTGCAGTGCGTGCACTAAAATAATAGTTGGATCCGGCCATGCCATGCCTAGACTCATATGGGTCAAGCTGGCATGGCCACTATCAAACAGTGGAGGAACACAGAGGGAAAGATACTAACAGAAGGAAAAACAATCCATTTCCTAGTCAAAATTCACAAAGCTGTCATCTTTCTCTCCCATGTAGGAGTGTATGTCTTTCTGCACTTGTTTAATCGAAGAATCCATACCTCCTGCGAGCATCACCATCTCcctgctccgccgccgcgccctggCCCTCGACTGCATTGTCCTGAAACCCAGCCGGCAAAAGCAACAGAAAACATTCAGATGTGACTAAAGAGAACGTCCAGATCTAGGCGCCTGCACCGTGGGTGCAACCGCAAGATCGAACGAGCGTTTCCTAGGAACAAGCCGAATCAAGAAAGAGACACGGCGCACCTGCGGCAATGCCAGGCGCCTGGCGGCGGCGGGCTTGCGGCCGAGATCCGCATTGGCATGCAGATGCGGCGGCCTCGcccgcccctcctcctcgtcgccgcccccgccgggGCCGCGCTCCTCCGCGTTCCGCGGGGTCTGGTGCGCGGATGTGGACGGATCTGCGCGGTACTGCTGCTGGTGGTGCAGCAGGGCGGCGGCGTAGGGGGACGGCTGCTGCGGCCTCCTCCTGATCCTCATCGACGGGGGAGGAGATGGGGacggagggagggaggaggcagcgacggaggaggaggaggagatttGGGGAGGGTGCAAATTAAAGAAGGGAGGCTTTTGGGGTGCTGGCTTGCTTTCTATGCCTCATCATCG
This sequence is a window from Aegilops tauschii subsp. strangulata cultivar AL8/78 chromosome 7, Aet v6.0, whole genome shotgun sequence. Protein-coding genes within it:
- the LOC109747303 gene encoding uncharacterized protein isoform X1 — its product is MRIRRRPQQPSPYAAALLHHQQQYRADPSTSAHQTPRNAEERGPGGGGDEEEGRARPPHLHANADLGRKPAAARRLALPQDNAVEGQGAAAEQGDGDARRSSNGHGGGGGGGWKLDVACTGAGERAVKVEDPVTNGVAALSAVKEEKNGSGGAAGGAKKRRGPAVLMEGSRCSRVNGRGWRCSQPTLVGYSLCEHHLGKGRMRSAAAAAAAGVGAGGGRGGPGQLGRTEHRARMPVGVAVTTAAAKAEEPGLRPY
- the LOC109747303 gene encoding uncharacterized protein isoform X2, yielding MRIRRRPQQPSPYAAALLHHQQQYRADPSTSAHQTPRNAEERGPGGGGDEEEGRARPPHLHANADLGRKPAAARRLALPQDNAVEGQGAAAEQGDGDARRSNGHGGGGGGGWKLDVACTGAGERAVKVEDPVTNGVAALSAVKEEKNGSGGAAGGAKKRRGPAVLMEGSRCSRVNGRGWRCSQPTLVGYSLCEHHLGKGRMRSAAAAAAAGVGAGGGRGGPGQLGRTEHRARMPVGVAVTTAAAKAEEPGLRPY